A part of Astyanax mexicanus isolate ESR-SI-001 chromosome 2, AstMex3_surface, whole genome shotgun sequence genomic DNA contains:
- the myf5 gene encoding myogenic factor 5 has translation MEMFCPTQAFCTSSPEDLDFGPSGELTGSEEDEHIRAPDGLHQPGHCLQWACKACKRKASTVDRRRAATMRERRRLKKVNHAFEALRRCTSANPSQRLPKVEILRNAIQYIESLQDLLREQVEEYYSLPTESSSEPASPSSSTCSDSMTDCSSPAWSQMTLTPSSSYSYNLQTVSGVDRAVGASSLQCLSSIVDRLSSVDAGITVGRRNMEALSPAHSDSQSSTPDSPGNRPIYHIL, from the exons ATGGAGATGTTCTGTCCGACCCAAGCCTTCTGCACCTCCTCCCCCGAGGACCTGGACTTCGGGCCCTCAGGAGAACTCACCGGGTCAGAGGAGGACGAGCACATCCGGGCCCCTGACGGCCTCCACCAGCCCGGCCACTGCCTCCAGTGGGCCTGCAAGGCCTGCAAGCGCAAAGCCAGCACTGTGGACCGGCGGAGGGCCGCCACCATGCGGGAGCGGCGCCGGCTCAAGAAGGTCAACCACGCCTTTGAAGCGCTACGAAGATGCACCTCGGCCAACCCCAGCCAGCGGCTGCCCAAGGTGGAGATCCTGAGGAACGCCATCCAGTACATCGAAAGCCTGCAGGATCTGCTGAGGGAACAGGTGGAGGAATACTACAGCCTGCCCACAGAGAGCAGCTCCGAACCTGCAAGCCCATCATCATCCACCTGCTCAGACAGCATG ACAGACTGCAGCAGTCCCGCTTGGTCTCAGATGACATTAACCCCCAGCAGCTCCTACAGCTACAACCTCCAGACTG TTAGCGGAGTGGACAGGGCTGTGGGAGCATCCAGTCTGCAGTGCTTGTCCAGTATTGTGGACAGGCTGTCCTCGGTGGACGCTGGGATTACTGTGGGGAGGAGGAACATGGAGGCTCTGTCACCGGCACACAGCGACTCCCAGTCCAGCACTCCGGACAGTCCCGGCAACCGGCCCATCTATCACATCCTGTGA